A single genomic interval of Terriglobus albidus harbors:
- a CDS encoding family 2A encapsulin nanocompartment cargo protein cysteine desulfurase has translation MSTSDPKSLVLNDERGLGEAPALPDRGSFPAGVPDPAVLARMANELFTALPSSLEVPQHPSAIDPPASVPVTAPAFQPEVQLPSDKHLPTLPASIGPAQVAPVSAPYQAGPPAVPGVVGTATDAGSSGGAIPPSPTFSFLQDARPIFSDRPAYAASPELGYSASVPATPQVAPPSSSPPQGRIGTVEDSLPRTAIEPQSPSMSMIPMPPLTEYAPAPPFSFLEELRPLFSYPPSIPGPAPAGTSLIEGTPFDLQLPNDLLRAQDISQLADQDLLRRFNTARPLEPADAVVLYEPAGIERDVPRELDLSKYPFDAEAIKRDFPILRERVNGRPLVWLDNAATTQKPQSVIDRLKYFYEHENSNVHRAAHELAARATDAYESAREKVRRFVNASSTQEIVFVRGATEGINLIAQSWGRRNVRKDDEIVITWLEHHANIVPWQMLCSETGAKLRVAPVDDSGQVLLDEYEKLLGPKTRMVSMTQVSNALGVVTPAEKMIEIAHRYGARVLLDGAQSVSHMRVDVQSLDCDFFVFSGHKVFGPTGIGVVYGKPEVLEGMPPWQGGGNMIQDVTFEKTRFHAPPQRFEAGTGNIADAVGLGAAIDYLDRVGMPNVSRHEHELLVQATKELLKVPGLHIIGTAKEKAGVLSFVLDGFRTEDVGSYLNKNGIAVRSGHHCAQPILRRFGQESSVRASLALYNTHEDIDKLVTAIWDLRLGRTSIA, from the coding sequence ATGAGTACAAGTGATCCGAAATCGCTGGTACTGAATGACGAGAGAGGCCTGGGCGAAGCCCCGGCTCTTCCTGATAGAGGATCGTTCCCAGCCGGAGTGCCGGACCCCGCTGTTCTTGCCCGCATGGCGAACGAGTTGTTCACGGCGCTTCCCTCGTCTCTCGAGGTACCGCAACACCCCTCAGCCATCGATCCACCGGCGAGCGTGCCGGTAACTGCGCCTGCCTTTCAACCCGAAGTTCAGTTGCCTTCGGACAAACACCTTCCGACTCTACCCGCCAGTATTGGCCCAGCACAGGTTGCTCCCGTCTCTGCTCCCTACCAGGCAGGACCTCCCGCCGTTCCCGGCGTCGTGGGCACGGCGACAGATGCCGGCTCGAGCGGTGGAGCAATTCCTCCTTCGCCGACGTTTTCGTTCCTGCAAGATGCTCGTCCCATCTTTAGCGACAGGCCAGCCTATGCTGCATCTCCGGAGCTTGGTTATTCGGCAAGCGTTCCGGCGACTCCGCAGGTAGCACCTCCATCTTCCAGTCCTCCTCAAGGGCGTATCGGCACGGTCGAAGACAGCCTGCCCAGAACGGCAATCGAGCCGCAATCGCCATCGATGAGCATGATCCCGATGCCGCCGCTGACGGAGTACGCGCCGGCCCCTCCCTTTTCGTTTCTCGAGGAGCTCCGGCCGCTGTTTTCGTATCCGCCGTCCATTCCGGGGCCGGCTCCCGCAGGAACGAGTTTGATCGAGGGGACTCCCTTCGATCTTCAGCTTCCCAATGATCTTCTCCGCGCGCAGGACATCAGCCAGCTTGCGGATCAGGATCTATTGCGTCGCTTCAATACGGCAAGACCGCTTGAGCCGGCCGATGCTGTCGTCCTGTATGAACCAGCGGGTATCGAACGGGATGTGCCCCGCGAGCTGGATCTTTCGAAGTATCCCTTCGATGCGGAAGCCATCAAGAGAGACTTCCCCATCCTGCGGGAACGCGTCAATGGCCGTCCGCTTGTCTGGCTGGACAACGCCGCTACAACCCAGAAGCCGCAGAGTGTCATCGACCGACTGAAGTACTTCTACGAACACGAGAACTCCAACGTGCACCGCGCCGCCCATGAGCTTGCAGCGCGAGCGACAGATGCCTATGAGTCAGCGCGGGAGAAAGTACGTCGCTTCGTCAATGCATCGTCGACGCAGGAGATCGTCTTTGTGCGCGGCGCCACCGAGGGCATCAACCTGATTGCCCAGAGCTGGGGCCGCCGCAATGTGCGTAAGGACGATGAGATTGTCATCACCTGGCTCGAACATCATGCCAACATCGTTCCATGGCAGATGCTCTGCTCCGAGACCGGAGCCAAACTTCGCGTTGCCCCCGTCGACGACAGCGGGCAGGTTCTTCTGGACGAGTATGAGAAGCTATTGGGTCCAAAGACCCGCATGGTTTCAATGACACAGGTCTCGAATGCTCTGGGTGTTGTTACTCCGGCGGAGAAGATGATCGAGATTGCCCATCGCTATGGAGCGAGGGTTCTGCTTGACGGCGCGCAATCTGTCTCGCACATGCGCGTCGATGTGCAGTCGCTCGACTGTGACTTCTTCGTCTTTTCAGGACATAAGGTCTTTGGCCCTACCGGAATCGGCGTCGTCTACGGCAAGCCCGAAGTCCTGGAAGGAATGCCGCCATGGCAGGGTGGCGGAAACATGATCCAGGACGTCACCTTCGAGAAGACGCGCTTCCATGCCCCGCCGCAGCGCTTCGAGGCAGGCACAGGCAATATTGCGGACGCTGTCGGCCTGGGTGCAGCCATCGATTATCTGGACCGGGTCGGAATGCCGAATGTCTCCCGTCACGAGCATGAACTGTTAGTGCAGGCCACCAAGGAGCTGTTGAAAGTCCCCGGCCTCCACATCATCGGTACTGCGAAGGAGAAGGCGGGAGTTCTGTCGTTTGTGCTGGACGGATTCCGGACCGAAGACGTGGGATCGTACCTCAATAAGAATGGGATTGCTGTCCGCTCCGGACATCATTGCGCCCAACCAATCCTGCGACGTTTCGGCCAGGAAAGCTCCGTTCGCGCATCGCTGGCGTTGTACAACACGCATGAGGACATCGATAAGCTGGTCACAGCGATCTGGGATCTGCGCCTCGGCCGCACGTCCATCGCTTGA
- a CDS encoding fused MFS/spermidine synthase: MSLQFQIGEIQSEMLVDDPVFLALPYTRTMIDFMLCHRNPTYIVMIGLGGGSIPKWCYREMPAADITVIEIDPQVIALRERFHIPPDDHRFRVIYEDGADYVVARAPGRIEVLLVDGFDIYGQSPQLCSQTFYNDCHRALTQDGVLVVNLCGPESEAAIEYIRRSFEDRVLVASPEGSENKIVLATKGAHRWMGEEPYDELMRKLRLHLWHAPTVRR, from the coding sequence GTGTCACTGCAGTTTCAGATTGGTGAGATCCAGAGTGAGATGCTCGTAGACGACCCAGTCTTCCTGGCGCTTCCGTACACCCGCACGATGATCGATTTCATGCTCTGCCATCGAAATCCGACGTACATCGTGATGATCGGGCTCGGTGGAGGATCGATTCCGAAATGGTGTTACCGCGAAATGCCTGCCGCGGACATTACCGTCATCGAAATCGATCCGCAGGTCATTGCCCTGAGAGAGCGGTTCCATATTCCACCGGACGATCATCGATTCCGTGTCATTTATGAAGACGGCGCGGACTATGTTGTCGCTCGAGCACCAGGAAGGATCGAGGTGCTGCTTGTTGATGGATTCGATATCTACGGACAGTCGCCACAGCTTTGTTCACAGACGTTCTACAACGATTGCCACCGCGCCTTGACCCAGGACGGTGTGCTGGTTGTGAACCTGTGCGGGCCGGAGAGTGAGGCTGCGATCGAATACATTCGGCGAAGCTTTGAGGATCGCGTGCTGGTGGCGAGTCCCGAAGGCAGCGAAAACAAAATCGTTCTCGCCACGAAGGGCGCCCATCGTTGGATGGGCGAAGAGCCCTACGATGAGCTCATGAGAAAACTGCGCCTGCACTTGTGGCACGCGCCGACGGTTCGGAGATAG
- a CDS encoding TonB-dependent receptor, translating to MKPWSARLRQKRKTLRMTMVMLCAVLFSVVHLFAQSDLSGISGTITDPSGAVVRGAMVTVTDEATGVEHRTRTNESGYYTIPSLSPGRYTIQVQAATFGTVTSHGNNLDPAVATTANLTLPNAATTETVQVNAQENSIQTDSTVLGRVITAKQAEMLPLSGRNPITLALLKAGVTSTSGNVSNFQFSTGLGGLNINGARERDNLVTYDGAVAVRVRASGDSVGVVDLENVQEVQVLASNYPAEYGRSVGGQVRIITHAGTDRFHGSLYEYLQNPILNANTWVRNHASANFDPTLPQSVKSNYVAPFTYNQFGFSVNGPAYIPHLLPKGKVFFLYSEAFVHYPATNTSPVTVPNPAFRNGDFSSVATHIRDPQAAGVCDAKSGGPACFPGNIIPKARLSPNGVGLLTAFPVPTPGFLVGTQNLLQIAKHPQTQQIDSGNLDIIPTEKDYIRFRLTHFYYYENNPFSATYDLVPRIFNRPNQTGSLDWVHTLNANTINEVLVTAAHGADRLSIDTSTGLYDRTKYGINYPFLFPAGKDLPNKIPTVQFDSSAITTLDGSAYPSHSQGMVFDYADTFTRIIGNHTLRAGALYERAGQNDNDQISGQNSVPGQTNNQNGKFEFSSANPAGTGLDTADAALGIFQSYAEVGPRAETPYRANMYEFFAQDSWKLTSKLHVDYGMRYSIVRPFYSLWNNIGTFDPAFYSAANAVKIDSKGNPIPGSGDPLNGTVLFGSGFTDSAKKHVPLANTGTADRLFHNLPRGYIDVHYTTFQPRLGLAYAVDSKTVIRAGFGRYMSRQGVSDGVFEGGAPPLQQYAGISGGSVDNPGGGATGSFPNISGRIDRSSPQPEAYVWNLSVERQLPFNTVLGVAYVGRRGLHGQFQANLNQAPVGSVTAAAAAKLNINSYRPYAGYGPITVVTQGSGSAYSGFQVDLNRRFQHGLSFGAAYTLAHATDCGSFQKNFLPNLRDPKYLCGTADYDIKNAVTINAIAEIPFHGHNALAREVLGGWQITQIYNFQTGVPLSVTTSTDIAGVGTGGGAQFYSTAPGVSSGAAGMFSAGTSDQNFWFNPKAFVAPASGTFTSQHNRNILRAPGVENFNAGLQKRFITYKEQFFTFRFEAFNFPNHPNLSAPDVNPTSSTFGRVTSKTGQRSMQASLRYTF from the coding sequence ATGAAACCCTGGTCAGCCCGTCTTCGACAGAAGCGAAAGACGCTCCGCATGACAATGGTGATGTTGTGTGCAGTTCTGTTCTCTGTCGTACACCTGTTTGCACAATCTGATCTCTCGGGCATCTCGGGAACGATTACCGATCCCTCAGGTGCGGTGGTTCGAGGGGCCATGGTCACTGTCACCGATGAAGCGACTGGCGTCGAACATCGAACGAGGACAAACGAGTCAGGCTACTACACTATTCCCAGCCTCTCTCCGGGGCGTTACACGATTCAGGTTCAGGCAGCAACATTTGGAACAGTGACAAGCCACGGAAACAATCTGGATCCGGCGGTCGCGACCACAGCAAACCTGACCTTACCGAATGCGGCTACAACCGAAACAGTGCAGGTGAATGCGCAGGAGAACAGCATCCAGACCGACAGCACGGTCCTGGGCCGGGTTATTACCGCCAAGCAGGCTGAGATGCTTCCTCTGAGCGGTCGCAATCCGATCACTCTTGCTCTCTTGAAAGCAGGCGTCACGAGCACGAGCGGAAATGTATCGAACTTTCAGTTCAGCACCGGCCTCGGTGGGTTGAATATCAACGGCGCTCGTGAACGCGACAACCTCGTCACCTACGATGGCGCTGTAGCAGTTCGTGTCCGCGCTAGCGGTGACTCCGTCGGCGTCGTCGATCTGGAAAACGTGCAGGAGGTTCAGGTACTGGCCTCAAACTACCCGGCTGAATATGGCCGCTCTGTTGGCGGTCAGGTTCGTATCATCACGCATGCCGGCACGGATCGTTTTCACGGCAGCCTCTACGAGTATCTTCAGAACCCCATATTGAACGCCAACACCTGGGTTCGGAATCATGCGTCCGCTAATTTTGATCCGACTTTGCCTCAGAGTGTGAAGTCGAACTACGTCGCTCCCTTCACCTATAACCAGTTCGGCTTCAGCGTGAATGGCCCCGCGTACATTCCGCATCTCCTGCCCAAGGGGAAGGTCTTCTTCCTCTACTCGGAGGCGTTTGTACATTATCCGGCTACGAATACCTCACCGGTTACGGTTCCCAATCCAGCCTTCAGGAATGGTGATTTCTCGTCCGTAGCGACACATATCCGTGATCCCCAGGCGGCGGGTGTTTGCGACGCCAAGAGTGGCGGTCCGGCGTGTTTTCCGGGAAACATCATTCCTAAGGCGCGGCTCAGTCCTAATGGTGTTGGCTTGCTGACAGCGTTTCCGGTTCCGACACCAGGGTTCCTTGTCGGTACTCAGAATCTGCTGCAGATTGCCAAGCATCCGCAGACGCAGCAGATTGACAGTGGCAACCTCGACATCATTCCCACCGAGAAGGATTACATCCGGTTCCGTCTGACGCACTTCTACTACTACGAGAACAACCCCTTCTCAGCGACGTACGATCTTGTACCTCGTATCTTCAATCGCCCGAATCAGACCGGTTCGCTGGACTGGGTTCACACCTTGAACGCAAACACCATCAACGAGGTCCTTGTAACGGCTGCACATGGCGCAGATCGTCTGTCCATCGATACAAGCACCGGTCTCTACGATCGTACGAAGTACGGAATCAACTATCCGTTCCTCTTCCCGGCAGGTAAGGATCTCCCCAACAAGATTCCGACGGTTCAGTTTGACAGCAGCGCCATCACCACGCTGGATGGCAGTGCCTATCCTTCTCACTCGCAGGGAATGGTGTTCGATTATGCCGACACCTTCACGCGCATCATCGGCAATCACACACTCCGTGCAGGCGCTCTGTATGAGCGTGCCGGGCAGAACGATAATGACCAGATCTCCGGACAGAACAGTGTTCCGGGACAGACGAACAATCAAAACGGAAAGTTTGAATTTTCGAGCGCCAACCCTGCTGGAACCGGACTGGATACGGCCGATGCTGCGCTGGGTATCTTTCAGAGCTATGCAGAAGTGGGTCCACGTGCCGAGACTCCATACCGTGCAAATATGTATGAGTTCTTCGCCCAGGACTCATGGAAACTTACCTCGAAGCTTCACGTTGACTATGGCATGCGTTATTCCATTGTCCGGCCGTTTTACAGCCTTTGGAACAACATCGGCACGTTTGATCCGGCATTCTATTCCGCTGCGAACGCCGTGAAGATCGACAGCAAAGGCAATCCTATTCCGGGAAGCGGCGATCCTCTGAATGGAACAGTGCTCTTCGGCTCTGGCTTTACTGATAGCGCAAAGAAGCACGTGCCGCTTGCAAACACTGGCACGGCAGATCGTTTGTTTCACAACCTGCCCCGCGGCTACATTGACGTGCACTACACCACTTTCCAGCCGCGTCTCGGCTTGGCTTACGCCGTCGACTCAAAGACCGTCATTCGCGCCGGCTTTGGACGATATATGAGCCGCCAGGGTGTGTCCGACGGTGTATTCGAGGGCGGTGCGCCTCCGCTGCAGCAGTACGCAGGTATCAGCGGAGGAAGTGTTGATAACCCGGGTGGCGGTGCGACAGGCTCCTTTCCCAATATCTCAGGTCGCATTGACCGCAGTTCACCGCAGCCTGAGGCTTATGTCTGGAATCTGTCGGTCGAACGGCAATTACCCTTCAACACCGTACTTGGAGTGGCCTATGTGGGGCGCCGTGGTCTGCATGGCCAGTTCCAGGCAAACCTGAACCAGGCGCCCGTCGGCTCTGTAACGGCAGCCGCAGCGGCAAAACTGAATATCAACTCCTATCGTCCATACGCCGGTTACGGACCGATCACAGTCGTTACGCAGGGATCAGGCTCTGCCTACAGCGGCTTCCAGGTTGACCTGAATCGGCGCTTCCAGCACGGGCTGAGTTTCGGAGCAGCATACACACTGGCCCATGCTACTGACTGCGGATCATTTCAGAAGAACTTCCTGCCGAATCTACGGGACCCCAAGTATTTGTGTGGCACCGCAGACTACGACATCAAGAACGCTGTAACCATCAACGCCATCGCGGAGATTCCGTTCCATGGCCATAACGCGCTTGCTCGCGAGGTGCTGGGTGGATGGCAGATCACACAGATCTACAACTTTCAGACCGGAGTTCCTCTATCGGTGACGACTTCAACCGACATCGCCGGAGTAGGCACGGGCGGAGGGGCACAGTTCTACTCCACCGCTCCGGGCGTGAGTAGCGGCGCCGCCGGTATGTTCTCCGCGGGCACCTCTGACCAGAACTTCTGGTTCAATCCCAAGGCGTTCGTCGCGCCGGCTTCCGGTACGTTCACCTCGCAGCACAATCGCAATATTCTGCGGGCTCCCGGAGTCGAGAACTTCAATGCGGGCCTGCAGAAGCGCTTCATCACGTACAAGGAGCAGTTCTTCACCTTCCGCTTTGAGGCCTTCAACTTCCCGAATCATCCAAACCTATCCGCACCCGATGTAAACCCCACGAGCAGCACCTTCGGAAGGGTAACCAGCAAGACAGGCCAACGATCGATGCAAGCCAGCCTTCGCTATACCTTCTAG
- a CDS encoding CehA/McbA family metallohydrolase, whose amino-acid sequence MQTLPTEGIPIMYVRRLTLSLLLAPALVTASFPQSSHVNPWAPTELNNLPPAASLTDGTWLKGDLHVHSSHSKESSNNSVAKIISYSESVGMGYACITDHDNHVLGDVAHNTWTDPDFKSEKLILLYCAEWTTTRGHGNTISAVPYDHQRFYDVRDQRDVVVGAVKKELGIHLSANHPSGKDHFGYSYDMVDSIEVWNSSIWPKNANAIMIWDDMLSSGRKLTGRGGSDAHHGAAPTPEQATKNTPQAAWNYIGTPTTWIFVKDKTPQGVIDALNSGRVSVSANPYAPRVEFYADTDGNGQPDMMMGDNVKAAGKTVKFNVRLTGNTAPDGVYTVHVIKNGNKYKDIQITGKSATAGFEDAPPAIERTYYRVEVEGPSTPYPQVPKSTEGSGSMVGLTNPLYFNFNPNF is encoded by the coding sequence ATGCAGACACTTCCTACTGAAGGGATTCCCATCATGTATGTCCGCCGTCTGACCCTGTCTCTCTTACTGGCCCCTGCGCTGGTGACTGCGTCCTTCCCGCAGTCCTCTCATGTGAACCCCTGGGCGCCTACTGAGCTCAACAATCTGCCGCCAGCAGCCAGCCTGACCGATGGCACCTGGCTCAAGGGAGACCTTCACGTCCACTCTTCACACAGCAAGGAGTCCAGTAATAATTCGGTGGCGAAGATCATCTCCTATTCGGAGTCGGTTGGGATGGGATATGCCTGTATCACAGACCACGATAACCATGTACTGGGCGACGTGGCACACAATACCTGGACCGATCCTGATTTCAAGTCTGAGAAACTGATCCTGCTCTATTGCGCGGAGTGGACGACGACTCGAGGCCACGGGAACACAATCTCAGCGGTACCGTACGACCACCAGCGTTTCTATGACGTCCGCGATCAACGTGACGTCGTTGTCGGCGCGGTAAAAAAGGAGCTTGGAATCCACCTCTCTGCAAACCACCCCAGCGGCAAAGACCATTTCGGATACTCCTATGACATGGTCGATTCCATCGAGGTCTGGAATTCATCCATCTGGCCGAAGAATGCCAATGCCATCATGATCTGGGACGATATGCTGTCGTCCGGCCGCAAGCTGACAGGAAGAGGCGGTAGCGATGCGCATCATGGAGCCGCTCCGACACCGGAACAGGCGACGAAGAACACTCCACAGGCTGCATGGAATTACATCGGGACACCAACGACCTGGATCTTTGTGAAAGATAAGACACCACAGGGCGTGATTGATGCGCTGAACAGTGGACGTGTCTCTGTCAGTGCGAACCCGTATGCGCCGCGAGTAGAGTTTTATGCGGACACCGACGGTAACGGGCAGCCGGACATGATGATGGGAGACAACGTCAAAGCTGCCGGCAAGACGGTGAAGTTCAATGTTCGCCTGACCGGAAACACTGCGCCTGATGGCGTCTATACCGTGCATGTGATCAAGAATGGAAACAAGTACAAAGACATTCAGATCACAGGAAAGTCGGCCACCGCCGGGTTTGAAGATGCTCCCCCTGCGATTGAAAGGACTTATTACAGGGTGGAAGTAGAGGGGCCTTCGACTCCGTATCCGCAGGTTCCGAAATCGACCGAGGGCAGCGGCTCCATGGTAGGGCTCACGAATCCGCTGTATTTCAACTTCAATCCGAATTTCTAG
- a CDS encoding helix-turn-helix domain-containing protein has protein sequence MRSGPASQFKSAQHAAPQGAAQPASSLISRLERALPLLFLLLATGMALVSHHVLPSFAGLPAMLFIGSVIGTALCSNTRWVIATIAIGAVALNVVFPIASRNLPVSLLLIIRTTGFTLIAGSLAYLATKARISLMGDHRTAKSIAQVLRERENAWTVTELSALFQIPYREFYELVDRGELEAFGPIGALRICPREIERWYQSTIRKSVPGTAPEIP, from the coding sequence ATGCGTTCCGGACCAGCAAGTCAGTTTAAGTCTGCTCAACATGCAGCGCCACAAGGTGCTGCGCAGCCGGCATCCTCGTTAATCTCCCGACTCGAACGGGCCCTGCCTCTCCTCTTTTTGCTGCTTGCAACCGGGATGGCCCTGGTTTCGCATCATGTTTTACCGTCGTTTGCTGGTCTGCCCGCGATGCTCTTCATCGGTTCCGTGATCGGTACCGCCCTCTGCAGCAATACCCGATGGGTCATCGCTACCATTGCGATCGGGGCGGTAGCGCTGAATGTGGTCTTTCCCATTGCTTCTCGCAATCTGCCCGTTTCTCTTTTGCTGATTATTCGGACGACTGGGTTCACCCTGATCGCTGGTTCTCTTGCATACCTCGCCACAAAAGCGCGCATCTCTCTTATGGGAGACCACCGCACGGCAAAATCGATCGCGCAGGTTTTACGGGAACGGGAGAATGCATGGACGGTCACGGAGCTGTCCGCGTTATTTCAGATCCCCTACCGGGAGTTCTATGAACTTGTTGACCGGGGAGAACTCGAAGCATTCGGCCCGATCGGGGCTCTGCGCATCTGCCCGCGAGAGATCGAGCGTTGGTACCAATCGACTATCCGCAAAAGCGTGCCTGGTACCGCTCCAGAAATTCCTTAA
- a CDS encoding cytochrome c biogenesis protein ResB, producing the protein MRTLQPPTNTAADIAMLGSRNRVEVEIQTHDDDPRWQLACRIAASGSLGRSRLLSRFLLFIVDRHIRNRTDEVTEQQIGILVFDRKAGYDSNEDNIVRSYARNLRRRIDDYYAKEGKDESLRLDIPRGGYLPYFTDRSLQEGEPQALAPAEDTDLPAALPEAEPLPQENLQVSHDPSDVASQPVRSSLLWVLGTVAALCLGLIVGLAIPRRRPLFPGKDSVTTSSASAESASFWRQVFPSNEETYVVPSDDGLVIMQRLTERPVPLASYINGDYRKPKQSSDNTADAELLKLGARRYTSVVDLDFVSHLSQLEEVSAARMVVRYARDLRMDDLRTGNAVLIGSIESNPWIQLFASQMNFRQVINTDPSKPSGLLNTHPQPGERELYGTPGKDHTYGLIAFMPNLTSTGHVLIVGGLNTAGTQAATTFLLTPALMASALAQARDANGHLHSFELLIEANSFAANASAPQLVAERIYKS; encoded by the coding sequence ATGCGCACGCTGCAGCCCCCTACGAATACCGCTGCGGACATAGCGATGCTCGGCTCGCGGAACCGGGTTGAAGTCGAAATCCAGACACACGACGACGATCCCCGCTGGCAGCTCGCATGCCGCATTGCTGCCAGTGGCAGCCTGGGACGATCCCGCCTGCTCTCTCGCTTCCTGCTCTTCATCGTGGACCGGCATATCCGGAATCGCACTGATGAGGTAACGGAACAGCAGATTGGCATCCTGGTGTTCGACCGGAAGGCAGGCTATGACTCAAACGAAGACAACATCGTTCGAAGCTACGCCCGCAATCTTCGTCGTCGTATCGACGACTACTATGCCAAAGAAGGCAAAGACGAGTCTTTGCGTTTAGATATACCCAGAGGAGGCTATCTTCCGTACTTCACGGATCGGTCTCTTCAGGAAGGAGAGCCTCAAGCGTTGGCGCCGGCTGAGGATACGGACCTACCAGCGGCTCTTCCCGAAGCAGAGCCTCTTCCGCAGGAAAATCTCCAGGTTTCACACGATCCTTCTGATGTTGCCAGCCAACCAGTCAGATCAAGTCTTTTATGGGTGCTCGGGACCGTAGCGGCCTTATGTCTCGGCTTGATCGTCGGTCTTGCTATTCCCAGGCGCCGCCCGCTATTTCCCGGAAAAGACAGCGTCACGACATCATCAGCAAGTGCGGAATCCGCCAGTTTCTGGCGTCAGGTCTTCCCTTCCAATGAGGAGACATACGTCGTCCCCTCTGACGATGGACTTGTCATCATGCAGCGCCTCACGGAGCGCCCGGTTCCGCTCGCAAGCTATATCAACGGCGACTATCGGAAACCGAAACAATCCAGTGATAACACCGCCGATGCCGAGCTTCTGAAGCTGGGCGCACGACGTTATACCAGCGTGGTCGACCTCGATTTCGTCTCACATCTGTCTCAATTAGAGGAAGTCAGCGCCGCCCGAATGGTGGTGCGATACGCTCGGGACCTGCGCATGGACGATCTTCGTACCGGAAACGCAGTACTCATCGGATCGATTGAGTCGAACCCGTGGATTCAGCTCTTCGCGTCACAGATGAACTTCCGGCAGGTCATCAATACTGATCCGTCGAAGCCTTCGGGGCTGCTCAATACACATCCTCAACCGGGAGAGCGCGAACTCTACGGCACTCCGGGAAAAGACCACACCTACGGTTTGATTGCCTTTATGCCCAACCTCACTTCGACCGGTCATGTACTCATCGTAGGTGGGCTCAATACAGCGGGCACACAGGCTGCAACAACATTTCTGCTCACACCTGCGCTTATGGCCTCGGCACTCGCGCAGGCGCGCGATGCGAACGGGCATCTCCACTCTTTTGAACTTCTCATCGAAGCGAATAGCTTTGCGGCGAATGCCTCCGCTCCGCAACTGGTAGCCGAACGAATCTATAAGAGCTAG